One window of Candidatus Mycobacterium wuenschmannii genomic DNA carries:
- a CDS encoding chloride channel protein: protein MTRSRNADFYCAVVIVGLLAGCAGLATTFLLRSIEHLTYHYTFGSLLEGVTASSPVRQAVGPTIGGALAGLGWWILRSRTEVAPLAAAVAHRDRIRLLPFTFDAALQVLVVGSGASLGREVAPRQFAVALSNLVIGWVKRLSERDREILLACAAGAGLGAVYAVPLGGAVFTLRIMLKTWRPRAIGAALITSSLAVSVSSFITHDQPNLHWPDPDVSYRLIGYALALAPLSLLVGLLFNRLMGWAGQRDVPKSWLLIPGIAAAGLLVGVCSHWWPELPGNGRSILNVILAGGMTLNTAAIVLVLKLVVTAAFLRVGARGGLFTPALATGAAAGTLFVLTINAIAGTHYGVPAVALAGSAGVLAITQNAPLWAAIFVWELARPPLWLLLVFLVAALSTYGLRKMLLRNG from the coding sequence GTGACGCGCAGCCGCAACGCTGACTTCTACTGTGCGGTGGTGATTGTCGGGCTGTTGGCCGGCTGCGCCGGTTTAGCGACGACGTTCCTATTGCGCTCGATCGAGCACCTCACCTACCACTACACGTTCGGATCGCTGCTGGAGGGCGTCACGGCGAGCAGCCCCGTCCGCCAGGCTGTCGGCCCGACGATCGGCGGCGCGCTCGCCGGGTTGGGCTGGTGGATCCTGCGGTCCCGGACCGAGGTGGCCCCGCTGGCGGCGGCGGTGGCGCATCGCGATCGGATTCGGTTGCTGCCCTTTACTTTCGATGCCGCTCTGCAGGTGCTGGTCGTCGGCTCCGGTGCGTCGCTGGGTCGGGAGGTCGCCCCTCGTCAATTCGCCGTGGCGCTGAGCAACCTGGTCATCGGCTGGGTCAAACGACTCTCCGAACGTGACCGCGAAATACTGCTGGCATGCGCGGCGGGCGCGGGACTGGGGGCGGTCTATGCGGTGCCGCTCGGGGGCGCGGTGTTCACCCTGCGAATCATGTTGAAGACGTGGCGTCCTCGCGCGATAGGCGCCGCGCTGATCACCTCGAGCCTGGCTGTGTCGGTGTCGTCGTTCATCACTCACGATCAGCCGAACCTGCACTGGCCCGATCCCGATGTGTCCTACCGGCTGATCGGCTACGCGCTGGCACTGGCGCCGCTGTCGCTGTTGGTCGGGTTGCTGTTCAACCGGCTCATGGGCTGGGCCGGGCAGCGCGACGTGCCCAAGTCGTGGCTGCTGATCCCCGGTATCGCCGCCGCCGGACTGCTGGTGGGGGTGTGCTCCCACTGGTGGCCCGAGCTACCCGGCAACGGCCGATCGATCCTCAACGTCATCCTGGCCGGCGGCATGACCCTGAACACCGCGGCGATCGTGCTGGTACTCAAACTCGTTGTGACAGCTGCGTTTCTGCGGGTCGGCGCGCGGGGCGGGCTGTTCACCCCGGCGCTGGCGACCGGTGCGGCTGCCGGGACACTGTTCGTGCTGACGATCAACGCGATCGCCGGGACGCACTACGGCGTGCCGGCGGTCGCGCTGGCCGGTTCGGCCGGGGTGCTGGCCATCACCCAGAACGCGCCGCTGTGGGCGGCGATCTTCGTCTGGGAACTGGCCAGACCCCCGTTATGGCTGCTGCTCGTCTTCCTGGTGGCCGCGCTCAGCACCTACGGACTACGGAAGATGTTGTTGCGCAACGGCTAG
- a CDS encoding TetR/AcrR family transcriptional regulator, producing MAGGTKRLPRAVREQQMLDAAVEMFSINGYHDTSMDVIAAKAEISKPMLYLYYGSKEELFGACLDRELARFIDGVREDIDLDQSPRDLLHNTIVAFMRYIDANRASWIVMYAQATNSQAFAHTVREGRERIITLVVRVLQAGTRNPEPDTDFEMVAAALVGAGEAIATRLSTGDTDVDGAAEVMINLFWRGLKGKPSDKDAEPVAESD from the coding sequence ATGGCCGGTGGTACCAAGCGGTTGCCGCGTGCTGTCCGGGAGCAGCAGATGCTCGACGCCGCGGTCGAAATGTTCTCCATCAACGGCTATCACGACACCTCGATGGACGTCATCGCCGCCAAGGCCGAGATCTCCAAGCCGATGCTCTATCTCTACTACGGCTCCAAAGAAGAGCTGTTCGGCGCGTGCCTGGACCGCGAGCTGGCGCGGTTCATCGACGGCGTGCGCGAGGACATCGACCTCGACCAGAGCCCGCGAGACCTGTTGCACAACACAATCGTGGCGTTCATGCGCTACATCGACGCCAACCGCGCGTCGTGGATCGTGATGTACGCGCAGGCGACCAACTCCCAGGCCTTTGCGCACACCGTGCGCGAGGGCCGCGAACGCATCATCACGCTGGTGGTCCGGGTGCTGCAGGCCGGGACGCGAAACCCGGAGCCGGACACCGACTTCGAAATGGTCGCCGCCGCGTTGGTGGGCGCGGGTGAGGCGATCGCGACGCGACTCAGCACCGGTGACACCGACGTCGACGGCGCGGCCGAGGTGATGATCAACCTGTTCTGGCGCGGCCTCAAGGGCAAGCCGAGCGACAAGGACGCCGAGCCCGTCGCCGAATCCGACTAG
- a CDS encoding MaoC/PaaZ C-terminal domain-containing protein: MLRAAAGALPFVPRGSQLPGRTVSVDELPIDRANVAEYAEVTGLRYADAVPLTYPFALAFPAVMSLVSGFDFPFAAMGSVHIENEITQYRPIRTTDTVNIAVHAENLREHRKGLLVDILTDISVGNEVAWHQVTTFLHQQRTSLSGEPKQPPQKQPKLPPPNAILRISPGQIRRYAAVGGDHNPIHTSSVGAKLFGFPTAIAHGMFSAAAVLANLEAALPDAVTYSVRFGKPVLLPASAGLYVDHGPDGWDLSLRNLAKGYPHLTGTLRAL; this comes from the coding sequence ATGCTGCGGGCGGCGGCGGGTGCGCTGCCGTTCGTGCCCCGCGGCAGTCAGTTGCCCGGCCGGACGGTCAGCGTCGACGAACTCCCGATCGACCGCGCCAACGTCGCCGAGTACGCGGAGGTCACCGGCCTTCGTTACGCCGACGCGGTGCCACTGACCTACCCGTTCGCGCTGGCCTTTCCCGCCGTGATGTCGCTGGTGTCCGGGTTCGACTTCCCGTTCGCCGCAATGGGTTCCGTGCACATCGAGAACGAGATCACCCAGTACCGGCCGATCCGCACGACGGACACGGTGAACATCGCGGTGCACGCGGAGAACCTGCGCGAACACCGCAAAGGCCTGCTGGTCGACATACTCACCGATATCAGCGTGGGTAACGAGGTGGCCTGGCATCAGGTCACCACCTTCCTGCACCAGCAGCGCACCAGCCTGTCCGGCGAGCCCAAGCAGCCGCCGCAGAAGCAGCCGAAGTTGCCGCCGCCCAACGCGATTCTGCGCATCAGCCCCGGGCAGATCCGGCGGTACGCCGCGGTCGGTGGCGACCACAATCCGATCCACACCAGCTCGGTCGGCGCGAAGCTGTTCGGCTTTCCCACCGCGATTGCGCACGGAATGTTCAGCGCGGCAGCGGTACTGGCCAACCTGGAGGCCGCCCTGCCCGACGCGGTGACGTACTCGGTGCGGTTCGGCAAGCCGGTGTTACTGCCGGCCAGCGCCGGCCTCTACGTCGACCACGGCCCCGACGGCTGGGACCTCAGCCTGCGCAACCTCGCCAAGGGCTACCCACACTTGACCGGGACGCTGCGGGCGCTCTAG